A window of Candidatus Vicinibacter proximus contains these coding sequences:
- a CDS encoding DnaJ domain-containing protein: MQFIDYYKILEIPKTATETEIKKSYRKLARKYHPDLNPNNKEAEKKFKEINEANEVLSNPENRKKYDKYGKDWQHADEIEKMNQQQRSQRSTGGYSFGGGENSGDFSEFFESMFGGRSGGSRQVKFRGEDVNAELNLNIRDVLHTQQQTFTVNGKNIRMTFPAGIEDGQVIKVSGHGSPGINGGPNGDLYIRFTIVNNTKFKREGSNLYTSVDLDLYTALLGGEILVDTLDSTVKLKVAPETQSGTKVKLKGKGFPVYKAENQFGDLYISYNVKLPTGLSEKEKELFNELKKIRSHGK, from the coding sequence ATGCAATTCATAGATTATTATAAAATTCTTGAAATTCCCAAAACTGCTACCGAGACGGAAATCAAAAAATCCTATCGGAAGTTGGCCCGTAAATATCATCCGGACCTTAATCCCAACAATAAAGAGGCGGAGAAAAAATTTAAGGAGATCAACGAGGCTAATGAAGTACTCAGCAACCCTGAAAACCGGAAGAAGTACGATAAGTATGGAAAAGACTGGCAGCATGCAGATGAGATCGAAAAAATGAACCAACAACAAAGATCTCAGCGCTCCACCGGAGGATATAGTTTTGGAGGTGGCGAAAATTCAGGAGACTTTTCAGAGTTTTTTGAATCGATGTTTGGCGGAAGATCGGGAGGATCTAGGCAAGTCAAATTCAGGGGAGAAGATGTGAATGCAGAATTAAATCTGAATATTAGAGATGTATTGCACACCCAGCAACAAACCTTTACGGTAAATGGTAAAAATATCCGTATGACTTTTCCTGCGGGTATCGAAGATGGACAGGTGATAAAAGTAAGTGGTCATGGATCTCCCGGAATTAACGGTGGGCCAAATGGTGATTTGTATATAAGATTTACAATTGTGAACAATACTAAATTTAAAAGAGAAGGAAGCAATTTATATACCAGTGTAGATCTGGATTTATATACCGCACTTCTGGGTGGAGAAATCCTTGTAGATACTCTGGACAGCACAGTAAAGCTTAAAGTCGCTCCAGAAACCCAATCCGGTACTAAAGTCAAACTGAAAGGAAAAGGGTTTCCTGTTTATAAGGCAGAGAATCAGTTTGGAGATTTATACATTAGTTATAATGTAAAACTCCCTACTGGACTTTCTGAAAAAGAAAAAGAGCTATTTAATGAATTAAAAAAAATAAGATCCCATGGAAAATAA
- a CDS encoding DEAD/DEAH box helicase, translated as MTFKEFNFHPLLYQGIEASGYENATPVQELVIPSILANRDLIASAQTGTGKTAAFLLPLINRYIDHKHEHKVSALIIVPTRELAKQISQHIEGFTYFTELSFIAIYGGNDGQNFVAEKKALQMGADIVVCTPGRLIAHMNMDYFDLKGVQCLVLDEADRMLDMGFQDDLTKIINFLPTKRQTLLFSATMPERIRQLAKKILIDPVEVNIAISKPPEKIIQKAYIVFEEQKLRLVKHLIKNTKCKHILVFCSRKSSVKELARELGRARFNVAEIHSDLDQKQREQTLSDFTSEKISILVATDILSRGIDIDTIDLVINYDVPNDAEDYVHRIGRTARAEADGIAITIVSKKEQAAFAGIESMLGNSVPKEPVPEELGAVPEYKPKDSSNRPPNRRFKPRGKSTNDTRR; from the coding sequence TTGACATTTAAAGAATTTAATTTTCATCCACTTTTATATCAGGGAATTGAAGCCTCAGGTTATGAAAATGCGACCCCTGTTCAGGAATTGGTTATTCCTTCCATTTTGGCCAACAGAGATCTGATTGCTTCTGCACAAACGGGTACCGGAAAAACGGCGGCCTTCTTACTTCCTTTAATCAATCGCTACATTGACCACAAACATGAACACAAAGTAAGCGCATTGATCATTGTGCCAACTCGTGAATTGGCAAAGCAGATTTCGCAGCACATTGAAGGGTTTACTTATTTTACGGAGTTAAGCTTTATCGCAATTTATGGGGGCAATGATGGACAAAATTTTGTTGCCGAAAAAAAAGCACTTCAGATGGGTGCGGACATTGTCGTTTGTACCCCAGGGAGATTAATCGCACACATGAACATGGACTACTTTGATCTTAAGGGTGTGCAATGTCTGGTGCTGGATGAAGCAGACCGAATGTTGGACATGGGTTTTCAAGATGACCTGACGAAAATCATTAATTTCCTGCCGACAAAAAGACAAACTCTTTTGTTCTCGGCAACTATGCCCGAACGTATTCGTCAATTGGCAAAGAAAATCTTGATTGACCCTGTAGAAGTGAATATTGCCATTTCTAAACCACCAGAAAAGATTATACAAAAAGCATATATTGTTTTTGAAGAACAAAAATTAAGATTGGTAAAACACCTTATAAAAAATACAAAGTGCAAACATATTTTGGTTTTCTGTAGCCGCAAATCCAGTGTTAAAGAGTTGGCCAGAGAATTGGGTAGAGCAAGATTCAACGTTGCAGAGATACACAGCGATCTGGATCAAAAACAAAGAGAACAAACACTCTCCGATTTTACCAGTGAAAAGATTTCCATTCTTGTTGCTACCGATATCTTAAGCCGCGGAATAGATATTGATACCATTGATCTGGTGATTAACTACGATGTACCAAACGATGCAGAGGACTATGTTCACCGGATTGGCAGAACAGCCCGTGCAGAAGCGGATGGGATCGCCATCACCATTGTGTCCAAAAAAGAGCAGGCTGCTTTTGCAGGGATAGAAAGTATGCTTGGTAATTCTGTCCCTAAAGAACCGGTTCCGGAAGAACTAGGAGCTGTACCGGAATACAAGCCTAAAGATTCTTCCAACCGCCCACCAAACAGAAGGTTTAAGCCACGAGGGAAAAGTACAAACGATACCCGACGTTAA
- a CDS encoding CHAD domain-containing protein: MEKIKKYLDKHSSAIGLLFSKAQKTNTQTYYHQLRIEIKKLRALIDLIGHFDKKFKPNKALKPFHKIFESAGKIRELQLEESQMKKHYSPSNFTAYKLILKEQKAKHHAAFSELIKGSLIEKQKKTINELKKSIKKIDEQKVEKYLRKKSQQINKLAALGVEDIADLHKLRKLIKTYSYNLKLIDQTDKEGILPLYSNLPELIGQWHDTQTMLKHLNKIIKVYQISKRELNQLNKVMDQISTRSKELNEQIKSSIQKLKPAQPEADPN, from the coding sequence ATGGAAAAGATCAAGAAATACCTCGACAAGCATTCCTCGGCCATTGGACTTCTATTTTCAAAGGCTCAAAAAACAAATACCCAGACCTACTATCACCAGCTCAGGATAGAGATCAAAAAACTTCGCGCACTCATAGACCTCATTGGTCATTTTGATAAGAAATTTAAACCCAACAAAGCACTAAAACCATTTCATAAAATATTTGAAAGTGCAGGTAAAATCAGAGAACTACAGTTGGAGGAAAGTCAGATGAAAAAACACTATTCACCGAGCAATTTTACAGCCTACAAATTAATATTAAAGGAACAAAAAGCAAAGCACCATGCAGCATTTTCTGAATTGATTAAAGGTTCCCTGATTGAAAAACAGAAAAAAACTATTAATGAATTAAAAAAGTCCATTAAGAAAATTGATGAACAAAAAGTTGAAAAGTACCTGCGCAAGAAAAGTCAACAGATCAATAAATTAGCGGCTCTTGGGGTGGAGGACATAGCTGACCTTCACAAATTGAGAAAATTAATTAAAACTTATTCCTACAATTTAAAATTAATAGATCAAACTGACAAGGAAGGCATATTACCTCTTTACTCAAACTTACCGGAATTGATCGGCCAATGGCACGATACTCAAACCATGCTTAAACATCTTAACAAAATAATTAAAGTCTATCAAATTTCCAAACGAGAACTCAATCAGTTGAATAAAGTGATGGACCAAATTTCTACAAGAAGCAAAGAGCTTAACGAACAAATAAAGTCATCTATTCAAAAATTGAAGCCAGCCCAACCCGAGGCTGATCCAAATTAA
- a CDS encoding cation transporter, whose protein sequence is MLHKHTHTPPSPHDINQSFTTGILLNAAYVVIEIVYGLKNDSTALLSDAAHNVGDISGLLLAFLAFRLQKIKPTKLFSYGYKKGSIITSFINSILLAFAIGVIAWEGVHKIMHPNPVSGKVIMWVALVGVFINTVSALFFRKNQKKDLNIKAAYWHLMVDALVSLGVVASGITIYYTQWYALDGIIALGISVVVLFSTWSLFKDSAIAILDGVPASLDTDEIKLHLMGVDGVVNVHHIHIWGISTNENALTAHIQINDMTNIPEIKRALKAELEEHYIQHSTLEFEVLEENCQETDI, encoded by the coding sequence ATGCTGCATAAACACACACATACCCCGCCCTCACCTCATGATATAAATCAGTCCTTCACAACCGGGATCCTGTTGAATGCCGCATATGTAGTTATAGAAATAGTTTATGGCCTAAAAAATGACTCCACAGCGCTTTTATCTGATGCAGCGCACAATGTGGGGGACATTTCAGGATTATTGCTTGCTTTCCTTGCTTTTCGTTTGCAAAAAATAAAGCCTACTAAATTATTCTCCTATGGATATAAAAAAGGATCCATCATCACCTCCTTCATCAACTCCATTTTACTTGCATTTGCAATTGGGGTAATTGCATGGGAAGGAGTCCACAAGATTATGCATCCAAATCCGGTGAGCGGCAAGGTGATTATGTGGGTGGCTTTGGTGGGTGTATTCATCAATACCGTATCCGCATTATTTTTTAGAAAAAATCAAAAAAAAGATCTCAACATAAAAGCCGCATACTGGCACCTCATGGTAGACGCTTTAGTGTCATTGGGGGTAGTAGCAAGTGGGATAACTATTTATTACACACAATGGTATGCTCTGGATGGTATTATAGCCCTGGGGATTTCAGTAGTTGTATTGTTCAGCACATGGAGTCTGTTTAAAGACAGTGCAATTGCTATATTAGACGGGGTTCCTGCCTCTTTGGATACCGATGAAATAAAATTGCATCTAATGGGTGTTGATGGCGTAGTAAATGTTCATCATATACATATCTGGGGTATCAGCACCAATGAAAATGCCTTAACTGCTCATATCCAGATAAATGATATGACCAATATTCCCGAAATCAAAAGAGCGTTGAAAGCCGAATTGGAGGAGCACTATATTCAGCACAGCACATTAGAGTTTGAAGTCTTGGAAGAAAATTGTCAGGAAACGGATATATAA
- a CDS encoding MBL fold metallo-hydrolase, translating to MKQISNPLWILSILLVCIQIPLFSQQLKIREGILVNLYDAFGKNALLTKDFGFSCITKYQGKTILFDAGSNADIFKNNTKQLGIDLKKVDIVIVSHGHFDHLNGLDYLLKINPKVKIYFPYDIFWGAPVPFDATGQEPMVKDSLPEHLRYFNGGPTKFSINQSGRFWKANIEFIKSSKEILPGLQIIATNSPYMGYFSCYPGKSFVEGQFDQHGDACKNTNLPELSLSIKTSKGQVLIAGCSHSGIENIIKQTKEFTGDKIELVYGGFHMIPFNREQTIKLASLIKNDLQVHKVAPAHCTGHLAFKILQDYFGRDYLYAGLGEAVSY from the coding sequence ATGAAACAAATTAGTAACCCACTTTGGATTCTGTCGATTCTGCTTGTATGTATTCAGATTCCGCTATTTTCTCAACAACTTAAGATCCGGGAAGGAATCCTTGTAAACCTGTATGATGCCTTTGGAAAAAATGCATTATTGACAAAGGATTTTGGGTTTTCATGCATTACAAAATATCAGGGAAAGACCATTTTGTTTGATGCAGGCAGTAATGCGGATATTTTTAAGAACAATACCAAACAACTGGGCATCGATTTAAAAAAAGTAGACATCGTAATTGTTTCACATGGTCACTTTGATCACCTTAATGGGCTGGATTATTTATTAAAAATAAATCCGAAAGTTAAAATCTATTTCCCTTATGATATCTTTTGGGGAGCGCCCGTGCCATTTGACGCAACAGGACAAGAGCCTATGGTGAAGGATTCTCTTCCTGAACACTTACGGTATTTCAATGGTGGTCCTACAAAATTCTCCATTAACCAATCCGGCCGATTTTGGAAGGCGAATATTGAATTCATAAAAAGTTCAAAAGAAATCCTCCCGGGTCTTCAAATCATTGCCACGAATTCCCCTTACATGGGTTATTTTTCTTGTTATCCCGGCAAAAGTTTTGTGGAAGGTCAGTTTGATCAGCATGGGGACGCATGTAAAAACACGAATCTACCAGAACTCTCTCTTTCTATCAAGACTTCAAAGGGCCAAGTGCTGATAGCAGGATGTTCTCATTCAGGCATCGAGAACATTATCAAACAAACCAAAGAATTTACCGGCGATAAAATTGAATTGGTGTATGGTGGATTTCACATGATTCCGTTCAATAGAGAACAAACCATCAAGCTTGCTTCACTTATCAAGAATGATTTGCAGGTCCACAAAGTTGCCCCAGCTCATTGCACCGGCCACCTGGCGTTTAAAATTTTACAGGATTATTTTGGCCGTGATTATTTGTATGCCGGACTTGGGGAAGCCGTATCTTATTAA
- a CDS encoding chaperone modulator CbpM has translation MENNQLVLIDQVCVHYEVELNFIDSLEEYGLIQLVVMDNTKYLSPDDLQYVEKMIRLKYELGINMEGIDVINNLLHQIDNLQNELVLAKKKLSIYEQDEYDLKS, from the coding sequence ATGGAAAATAACCAATTGGTACTTATTGATCAGGTTTGCGTCCATTATGAAGTTGAATTGAATTTTATTGATTCATTAGAAGAATATGGACTTATCCAATTGGTCGTAATGGACAATACTAAGTATTTATCCCCTGATGATTTGCAATATGTTGAAAAAATGATCAGACTGAAATATGAATTAGGAATCAATATGGAAGGAATTGATGTCATCAATAATTTATTGCACCAAATTGATAATTTGCAAAATGAATTGGTTTTGGCGAAAAAAAAACTTAGCATTTATGAACAGGATGAATATGATCTCAAAAGTTAA